Within Primulina tabacum isolate GXHZ01 chromosome 5, ASM2559414v2, whole genome shotgun sequence, the genomic segment CGTACGCCAATAGTAATTGAAcaagttttaattatttacaacGTGCGATTGATACTATTCAATTAATCTTGACCAAAAAGTAAAATGAGAGATTATATATTCATCCGTTTGTTTAGCTAACTTTTTCAAGCGCATTTTACAAGTAGAGATGGCTATATGTTTCCTACTTTCCTACCATCATTTTTGTAAATGGTAGTTTTATTGAGCATATTTACTCGAGGAAAACATAATGGAAGGCCACCACAACATTCCTTAATTGTTTGATCGAGTAGGCTGTTGATGTAACTAACAAAGTTGTTTTACAGTGTTGGACTTAGAGTATTTGGCCTATTGGGCTTGTTCATATTGAATGGAATATTGGACGAGTAAGGTCTTGATAAGTAGATGGTAAGTGAGAATGTCTCACATAGGAAAATAATAATAGCATTAGCGAGCTTATATTGAGTTACACTTTGTGAATATGTAAGAATGATTGGTCAAGAGACTCTCTCTCGCGCACGTAGACGAATGAGGTGCAAATCATGAGCTCGATTTGCACTGAAAAATGCTTGGCTTGTGTGCAAGTGTACGAGCCGACCAAGGTACACTTCGTGTCTAttgctatttttattttcaaaattcaatTTTGGATGACCTTCCATCTGCCTGACTCTCCTTATGGTCTGCCTGTTGGTGCTCATGCTGGACTGACTTTTGGCCTTTCGGTATGGAACCCGAATGTCTATATATAGAGGCAGCCTCAAGTCTTTCAAGAACACACAACTCACTCTCCTATATTTTCGTTCAACTCTCTTCTTTGTTTCAGCTGCTGCTCCTCTGCTCTATCTCGTGATAAATTTCAGGTATTTTTCAGTTCGTTGTTGTAGTGTCTCGTGCTAGGTTACTGctggttgttccgttgtatcTTGTGAATCAGACGTCCAATTTCATCCTCGAAGTACATACCGGAGGAGACAAATATGTTTTAAAGATAATGTACTTCGTACAGGCCTTGGTTTGGTTTATTTTAAGATTTACTGTGCTGTATTTTTTTCATCATATTGTTCACTGGTTTTTAACGAAAGTTTTCTGTAATTTATCCTCATATATATTATGCAACATACACAAGATGTAACACCTTCACGACATGTACAATTTTATTGGTCTTAGTTTTGAGCGAATAACAAACAGTCATGTTTTTGGTAAATTTTCATCTCAAATACATATAAATTGCATATAAGAATTATCCAATGCACCATTTAGTACTGTCTGAACAAGCAAGTAGAAAATTACCAAGTCAATCCTCTATTTTATGTGGTGGGACGAACTTAACCAAATTCGACAACTTTTAACACCATTTTGGTCAGTCGAGAAATTGCCAATCCAACCCAACCAGCTTGTTTTTATATGACGGGACAGACGGATCTTGCTGTTTAGTCCGGTTTTTCTACAGCTCTAACAtcattcttatatatatatatatatatatatatgtatatcgaTTTATCATTCTTATCGTATCATGCCAAATGTGGTATAATATACACACATACGCATAATTGATAATTTATGTGTGAAGTTGATGGATACATATGGCCTCTAGTTTTTAAATTTTCTcctatcaaaatattttttttgttaaacatttaattgatttatctaatctaaatataaaaaagtatttagaatgttttttttttaaaaacagatGTTTATTCATTTTCTCTCTCTATATTTTCTCTATCTAAAAGTGTGTGTGGAGCCCAGAACCGGACCTCTCCTTTGCTGGCTTGAACCTCTCCATTGTTGAACTTTAATGGGGTTTGTCCACACTTTCCCTTGCCTCAATCAAGCACGCAATTCTATAAATACTCTGCCTCTCCTCTCCCTCTCCCTATAAATCTTTTGGGGTTCTTTTTTTTACTATTTCATCACCACTTCACATTCACAAATCTTGCTCTGCTTGAAAAAGAGAACTCAAAACaaaaacccacttcagttttttCCTTTTCCCTTGGATTTGATGGATCTAAAGATCTAATTCCTCTCactttcagatttttttttccaaattaatTGTAAAGGTAACTTCTTTTCCATATCTCAATCTTGTGTATTGTTCTATTAAAAAAAGTTGTAAATTGAATTGATGCTGTTGGCGGCTCAAGGATTTGAAGACTTTTTTTGTTCCCTCCTGCTTTTGGGAGGTTGAACCTTCTAGAATTTCAACCAGTTGACCCAAAAATGGCCCGAGAAATCAGTTAATTTTAACCACTTTGTATTTCGGAGCCCTCCCTTCCCTCTTTCCCTCGGAGCTGAATTTTCTTGACACAGAGTCAGGTTCCTGGGTTTTTTGGATTATTAATATAGGACCTGTGTTTACTGGAAGGTCGTTTTATACTTTTATTAGTTTCCTTGTATCAACTTTCCGGAATCGGGCGTAAAGTAGGTGATCATAATGCATGTATATTGGTTTTCATTTTCTTAGATTGTTGATATTCGTTCATATTCTAAATCTGtttgttttgtgttgtgctgGTCTCTGGTCTTACTTTGTGCTTGTAGGCGAGAGATTGATTTATGGTGATGCAATCGAGTTTAATCTAGGAAAACAGTTAGCCTCAGTGCTTGTTGGATGCTGATAATTTGATGGTGTTTCAGATGAGATGAGGGATGTTTTCTGGGTTATTGAAATTATTGAGGGCCTGCTTTCGGCCAAAGCCTGAGCGATATGCTCGCACAAGTTCAGACTCCGGTGGTCAACAAGATGGACTTCTGTGGTATAAGGACTCAGGGCAGCATTCTTGCGGAGATTTTTCGATGGCTGTAGTTCAAGCAAATAATTTACTTGAGGATCAGAGCCAACTTGAATCTGGTTGTCTCAGCTCGAATGATTCAGGTCCATATGGTACTTTTGTGGGAATTTATGATGGACATGGCGGTCCTGAGGCTTCTCGTTTCATCAATGAGCACCTCTTTCAACATCTGAAGAGTAAGTCCTGTAATTATTGTTCAATTGAGAAATTGGATCGGTGGTGATCTTGAGAAACCAAGTTTTATTTATCATATGCATCGATTTTTTCAGGGTTCACTGCAGAACATCAAACAATGTCAGTAGAGGTTATTCGGAAGGCATTTGAAGTTACGGAAGATGGCTTTTTCTCAGTCGTCAGCAGGCAATGGCCAATGAAACCCCAGATAGCAGCGGTGGGCTCCTGCTGCCTTGTTGGAATCATCTGCAGTGGAACTCTTTATATTGCTAGTCTTGGTGATTCTCGTGCTGTTTTGGGGAGACTTGTCAAGGCTACAGAGGAGGTCCTCGCCATTCAACTCTCGATTGAGCACAATGCGAGTCATGAGTCTGTGAGAAAGGAGCTGCAATCTCTACACCCCGATGACCCACAAATTGTTGTTCTAAAACATAATGTATGGCGTGTGAAAGGTCTTATACAGGTTGGTTCATTTGACCACATTTTGCTGCAAACCTTTATTCTGTGCTGCTATCGTTTCTGTTGGCTATTAATTCATGATGGGAACTACCGTGTCCTTGAAGTGGAAAAATCTTAATCAGATTTCTGTTGTACATTTCTATTATGAAGAGATGGTTTGGGGCCTCATTTGCTTTTGAAACTGTTCCTTCCTAAACGTGAAAGGCTGATGCTGTGGTGACATGTTTTTTGCCAGCTTCTCATGCATGATTTCTACATGATTAGCTGTGGCTTAGAAATGTGAGTTCATTATCTGCCAATTTGGTTCCATCATGATCCTCTTTCGATAGAAGAAATAATTGCACTGACCATTATGAAATCTAGAACTACTGAACAATTAGAGATGCATCCTTTAAGACAAAACGGTTggacaaaatttttctttaattcgCGTTATTTTTTGGAAATTCTGCAAAAAATTTCTTAccatttatttatctatttacTATTTGTGGGATTTGTGTTTAAGCCAGCAAATCATCTCTAAATATTCATTCTGCATGGGATGTCTGTCTTATCTTTGGACGAGCTACTGTTGCATTTGACCTTGGTCAGTGTTTTGTTGGTCTGAACGTGTCATTTTACAGATCTCAAGATCTATCGGAGACGTGTATTTGAAGAAGGCTGAATATAACAGGGAGCCACTGTATGCAAAATTTCGTCTGCGTGAACCCTTTAAAAGACCAATTTTAAGCGCAGAACCAGCAATTACTGTCCAACCGTTACTACCTCATGACCAGTTCGTCATATTTGCCTCAGATGGCCTTTGGGAGCATCTTACCAACCAAGAAGCAGTTGATCTGGTCCAAAATCATCCACACAGTGTAAGATATCTAACCCATGGAGACGATATTGCCTTTATTGTTTGGATTAACATAGTGCACTGCATGCTTACACATATTGAAACTACTACATGGACATCTGAGTGCTGTCTTCTCCTGTGTACCTTCTGTTCTTTATAAATTTATGAGAGATCGGCTCTATACAAGCATCTATCATAACTTGAAAAGAATGGTGACTCCTAGAATCTTAGTTTTGGTCCTTGTTAGCTCCAATTTCTGACCAACTGTAGCTGTTGTTATATTGATAACAAGTTTCTTGGCATGATGATCAAATACTATAAATTATGTTCGATAATATGTGTGCTGGCCAATGTCTAAAAAGACTAATGACGCTACTTTAAGTGGGAAAATATGAATCAGAGGCTGCATAGGACAAAGTAAGGGAAACAAACAGTGTCTACGTGCTGATGGTAAAAAAAGTATTATGTATTTAATTTCCATGTTGCATTCcatttcataaaaaataaaatcaaaattaccTTCTAGTCAGAAGAAAAGTATCAATTTTTTTACCTTAATTGTGCAGGGCATTGCAAGAAGATTAGTGAAAACGGCATTGCAAGAGGCCGCAAAGAAGAGGGAGATGAGGTACTCAGACCTGAAGAAAATTGATCGCGGGGTGCGTCGTCATTTCCATGATGACATCACAGTTGTGGTGTTATTTCTTGACTCAAATCTGGTGAGTCGGGCTAGTTCAGTCAAGACACCTAAAATATCCATTAAGGGAGGTGGCATCAATCTTCCTCCCAACATTCTTGCACCATTTACCGTGCCTATGGAAACTGGCTCTACTTGACTGTTCAACTGTTTCTTCTGACGTTATGTGAATACGGGCAGGTAGCTAATAGCAAAAGGGGAGCAGCAGCGTGGAATTCTTTAATGTGCTCTGTAATTTTAAATCGAAGACGAATCTCCCTATTATTTTGGTGCCAAAGTGAAGCAGGAAAGAAACCCAACTTCAAGGTGACATCCACTATAGTTTGTTTTTTGGAGCAGATTTACATCTGCATTTGTCTTCTATATCCCTATGCTCTTCACCTGTATTTTCTTTCTATCTTCTTATCCCTTGTAGATACTTGTGAAACTTGAGGCTAAATGACCTTGTTGACTCTTATTTTGAGATAAGTTTAAGCTAATAAGATAAAGGAAAACAGCTTGCAGTGGAAAGAGAATAGCTACTTATAAGTTATGCATATTTGTTCTTATGAGAAGATATAGATTGTTGGTTTCGATGATGGTGGTGATTCACAATGCAGCTTCAAGTTTAATTCTTTTCATTTAGATCTAGTCGATGACTCTCAATGGTTTGAGTTTGTGACTcaattctttttcttttgaaaagtggCGATCCTTGTACCTCGAACAGATAAACAACTTGAGGAGTTATTATCACGAGTTGATTAATTTCCCGGCAATTATTTGGGAAGAATCAGACTTTACAAATTATGTAATATTTGAGTTGGAAAAAGCTTAAACCATCCTTCAGCACTTTGACGTCATTCCCTGAACCATTTTTCGTagaaaaaaatgacaaatttccaaTCTGTTTCCGTGTAACAagcaaatcaacaaagtaaactACCATGGACAACGTTTTCGGCAATAGTTTCTGTCCAAAATGCACGAAAAATATAATGACGGCTTAGGTGCCATCCAAAGTTTCAAGGCAACTGAGTACAATAAAGATGACTATTTTCAAGATTAATCCAGGACAGACACAAAACTGCTGTATAGATATAGATGGAAGCGAATATATTTACTACACATATTCTACCACATTGTACTTGATGGACAAATGACAGCATGGATTGGCTTTTGCGAGGAATTTCACACACACGCACCACCATAGCATGATAGAATATGCCGTATATGTCATCACTTTGTGAGTCATCCTATCTCAAGTATAAGGACACCAAAAGCTGTGAGAATAGTATAAATTCACTCACAACGGTAGCGGGAGAGTGTGTTCCCATAAACGGGACGATATCAACTTGCAACCAACTCTCAACTGCTGAACCCACTACTGCACCAGCCACAAGCCCTCCAATAGTAATCATCGTTGCCTTCCCTGCATAGACGTTATTATTCATgctaaaattcaaatattaaatcCTAAAACCAGATTTGATATAACTAAAATTAAGACGCAAGTGATTTAGTTATAGGGTAGACTTCCTGCCATATCACCTATGTAAGAAGGTGGTAACTGTGTACTAAATTGACAGAGATTAATGTAGTTTTGGTCTGCTACTGTGCACGTAAAAAATTGTGGCCCAATTACATAAATGTTGTATGCATCACACGCTCTATTCACTCTATATctactattttaaaatagttctATTATGACGGAATCTAGTAAAAAGAGTAAAACCAGAAATGGAATGAAGCTTATATATCCTAACTTCCAAGGACGTGATCTGGAAGCCACCCAGAGAATCCTCATCAAGACACACAAAACAAAATCACATTCGTAGCACGACGAGACTCGTTATATATAACTCAAGATCCAACAAGAACAATAGCATATTTCTGGAATGAGTATTCAAGCATGACACGAGgcagataaaaaaaaatgatttctgTAATATCAGTAAATTCAATGTTGTTACGTGCTCATTGGGAGCAGTGTTACAAATTTTTAACTTCATCAATTTTCAGACCTCGAACTTAAGGTTCCCAAGAATAACCAACATATGTTAAGAATCGGTCAACGATCTTTCATGTCTCTCTTTCGCTCAAGGAGCAAAATACAATGCTTATAGTTCCCCCACAAGTTTCTGTGAGTGAAAAGGAAAAATTACAAAGAAATCAAGGAGAAAGTTTCTTCAACGTTCTTCACAAGTCCTTTCACCTTGAACTACTACAGCATACCGACTAGCTTAGAGTTATTTTTTCTGGTTCCCCTGAAAGGAGCTTTAGTATCCTTGCTTGTTACATGTATCCACATACACTTACTCAACACGAATCAAGAATTTCAAGTGCAGTACGTTATTTCAAGAAAGTGAAATGGTCATACTGGAAAACAGCCTGCTTAATAGTTTCTAAACCTGTGAAGTCTGACAAGTGCTACCGTagacaatcatataaaaataGGTTTTTTTTCGACGTTCAGAGAATTGCAAAACCAAGGacttaaatcaattaaatatgGTTAAACGAGCTCCTAACCAGAAACACGACATCAAACCTTTGCCCAAAGTACTATTATAGACAACCATTGACAGCCAAAAAATGCAAAACCAATAATTCAAATCAGCCTAGAATAGTTAAATTTAAAAGGGGGTTTACCAGAAATATAGCGTCAAACACCCTGCTAATGAATAATGTCATATGTTTTCTTACCCAACTTGATATTTTTCTTGGTCATGAAATACAAGGATGTCCCAAAACTAGTTGCTAAGATCAGGCCAGGCACATCAGCCCCTGCATATGGCGCCGTGGAAGATGCTGAAACTCCATTTACATATGTCAAGACCATTAAAGCCCCATAAACTCCAGCTTGCACACCCAAGTCACTGGTTGATGGTACTTCAACCGAGAGGGGTGAATTTTTTACAGTACTCTGTAGCCATTTAGGCATTGAatccattttaggagcatttaCAGGTTTAACATCAGCATAACGAATGTTGCTATCCACAACTTTCCCCGCTCTCCTTTGCGATAAGCTTTTCATCAGCAGCATATCATATGCAGCCTCTAACTGTATGGTGATAAGCCATATTAAACCATGTATTGGCAAGAATGAAATAGCTCTATGCAAAGTCCTGATATATACTGCAGGGCACATATTTAAAAAAGATTGAAGTTAACTGGTCTACAATTTCAGAAGCTATGCATCTCTTATGTGGAAGCTTATGATAATCCAATCACTAAATGTTTCAACTCGTGTCTTTCATCAAATGAGCACATTTTCATGTGCATGCAATACGGGCACATTATCCTAACTCTGGTGGATTTTCTCTCATCTTTTATTTAATGCAGttgcttttcttttttcttttcgcGATTGTGGATTAGTGGAGTCTAGATTATCTGGTTTCTTTAGAATGAACGAATGATTGTTTAGCACCTACAGTTCCCCGTTCCCTCAACAAATTGATTTTCAAAGCTCAAATCCATCTTCATTTTTCCATACTTAAGGAAAACTGGGCAGTGCACACGGGTATTCAAGTTACAGTTCTCTCTTCTGCTAAATTGAATCAAATGTATCCTAGTTATTCATAGGGTAAAAAGAAATACtataatttcttttaaaatgtagAAGTGacgaaatataattttaatgcaGGCCACTCTCCCTCTTCCACTGAAGTCACTAATTGATATTGGATTCTAATTTGGTGTGTCTACAAAGTTAGGTGATAATCCTTGTACAGAACCGAAGACATGTTTCTTATATTCAACGTCTAATTAAAACCATGGATGAACAAAACTTGCTAGCAAATTACACGAAAACTAACAAAAATCAAGAACTTTTGTTCTCCTCAATTCCTCAAATCTTAAAACAAAACAGAAACAAAATTttcacataaatatatatataaagccaCAAACTTGAGCAGAAACCCGTAATTCCCAAACCATGAAATGGAAATATAAACACTATATCTACTGTAATAAGCAAATCCCACAACTTAGTTTCCACGAAAACATGAGTAATCGCTATTAGCAAATAGTAAAGACCCTCCCAAAAAAAATGTACAGGAAATTTCAACAGACCTGAGAAATTGCTTGCTGGTCATCTTTACAAGCAGCAACAAGTGAATTCTTGGCTCGAAGAATATCCTCAAACGAAGCCTCCTCAGGAACACCGAGGAGTTTAAGGGCATTCTCAACGGACATCTCGAAAGACGCCGAATCGTCAGCTCGTGAGCCAGCTTGGATCGGCAAAGCTAACACTCGCCGGGTGAACAGTGTACCCCAAGAACCACGACGGTCTGGCTTGAACGCCTTG encodes:
- the LOC142547104 gene encoding protein CHAPERONE-LIKE PROTEIN OF POR1, chloroplastic isoform X2, with translation MVTALLVRPNHSLLACGPAGSYGPSPPTGRWPPSFPIIKAFKPDRRGSWGTLFTRRVLALPIQAGSRADDSASFEMSVENALKLLGVPEEASFEDILRAKNSLVAACKDDQQAISQLEAAYDMLLMKSLSQRRAGKVVDSNIRYADVKPVNAPKMDSMPKWLQSTVKNSPLSVEVPSTSDLGVQAGVYGALMVLTYVNGVSASSTAPYAGADVPGLILATSFGTSLYFMTKKNIKLGKKTYDIIH
- the LOC142547104 gene encoding protein CHAPERONE-LIKE PROTEIN OF POR1, chloroplastic isoform X1; translated protein: MVTALLVRPNHSLLACGPAGSYGPSPPTGRWPPSFPIIKAFKPDRRGSWGTLFTRRVLALPIQAGSRADDSASFEMSVENALKLLGVPEEASFEDILRAKNSLVAACKDDQQAISQLEAAYDMLLMKSLSQRRAGKVVDSNIRYADVKPVNAPKMDSMPKWLQSTVKNSPLSVEVPSTSDLGVQAGVYGALMVLTYVNGVSASSTAPYAGADVPGLILATSFGTSLYFMTKKNIKLGKATMITIGGLVAGAVVGSAVESWLQVDIVPFMGTHSPATVVSEFILFSQLLVSLYLR
- the LOC142547103 gene encoding putative protein phosphatase 2C 60, which encodes MFSGLLKLLRACFRPKPERYARTSSDSGGQQDGLLWYKDSGQHSCGDFSMAVVQANNLLEDQSQLESGCLSSNDSGPYGTFVGIYDGHGGPEASRFINEHLFQHLKRFTAEHQTMSVEVIRKAFEVTEDGFFSVVSRQWPMKPQIAAVGSCCLVGIICSGTLYIASLGDSRAVLGRLVKATEEVLAIQLSIEHNASHESVRKELQSLHPDDPQIVVLKHNVWRVKGLIQISRSIGDVYLKKAEYNREPLYAKFRLREPFKRPILSAEPAITVQPLLPHDQFVIFASDGLWEHLTNQEAVDLVQNHPHSGIARRLVKTALQEAAKKREMRYSDLKKIDRGVRRHFHDDITVVVLFLDSNLVSRASSVKTPKISIKGGGINLPPNILAPFTVPMETGST